In the genome of Oncorhynchus clarkii lewisi isolate Uvic-CL-2024 chromosome 4, UVic_Ocla_1.0, whole genome shotgun sequence, one region contains:
- the LOC139407627 gene encoding large ribosomal subunit protein mL55 → MALQKVWTSKSVLNRCLQEMVAQSHFLRVSSLHTTTTQHNSNKTSIVRSSRQKYERLYPLLLVQPDGSTINIRYKEPKRILMMPVDISTLSEEERKMRMRKRDPRKGAVKQRTVEFEDDFKVDDYSKFWKK, encoded by the exons ATGGCCCTACAGAAAGTATGGACGTCGAAGAGTGTTTTAAACAG ATGTCTACAAGAGATGGTTGCTCAGAGTCATTTCCTTCGTGTATCAAGTTTACACACAACAACCACTCAGCACAACTCCAACAAGACATCAATTGTACGAAGCAGTCGACAGAAGTATGAAAGGTTGTATCCACTGTTGCTCGTACAACCTGATGGTTCCACAATTAACATTAGGTACAAAGAGCCCAAGAGGATACTCATG ATGCCTGTGGACATCAGTACACTCTCAGAGGAAGAAAGGAAAATGAGGATGCGGAAGCGGGATCCCAGGAAGGGCGCTGTTAAGCAGAGGACAGTGGAATTCGAAGATGATTTCAAAGTGGATGATTACAGCAAGTTTTGGAAGAAGTGA